The Sneathia sanguinegens genome segment AATTTCTTTAAAGATTTCAAAATATTTGAGGTATTGAATATATATAAAGGTATTAATTTGTTTGGAATTTTTGTTAAGAGTGAATTATTTTATAATCTATTAAAAGAATTTATACCGGGTAAAATAATACATTTTTCTCAAGATTTAAAAAATAATTATAATAATATCTTAGAAACAGTAGCCAATTACATTGAAGACATTGATAAGGCTAAGGTAATTGTTAAAAATAATTATATGATAGATAAAATAAAATATGAAATATACTGCTATAATTTTAAAAATGAATTGAAATTAATAATGGATACTAAAAATGAAAATGTTGGTTATGTTGACAAATTAGCAAGTATTTCAATTTTAGAAATTTTTATACATGATTTAAATAAAAATAGAAAATATAATTTGAATTTGAATATAACAAAAAATTTTTATGAAAGAGATGAAATTGAAACGAAAATTAATCAAAATTATTTAAATGATATAGAGAATGAAATAGTAAGAATCTTTTTTAAGTACGAAGAAAAATTAACATATTTTTGTGCTAAAAGAATGGCTGATCAGGTCTATATTACTGATGAGATTGCTATAAAATTTGACAGTGTTTGAAAATCATGTTATACTGTTATTGCAATGAGGAGGTGCAAATGAAAAAATTACTTACTGCGTTTTTTGTCTTCGTAATGTTTTCGCAACAAGTTTATGCAAAGAGGGTAAAAAATAAGGAAAGTAGTCAATCATCTAATATCAAAGTTGACATCATAAAAAAGATAATTAATGAAGTAGACATCAACGATGATATTTTCAAATCCTTAAAGGAAGAAAACAAAAACCAACCTACGAATGTTGATACAAATTCACGAAGATTTACTCACTATCAAGTAGGAACTGCATCATACTATGGTGATAAGTGGAATGGAAGAAAAACATCGAATGGGGAAGTATTTAACACAAGTTTATTAACAGCTGCACATAAGAGCTTGCCTTTTGGTACCTTAGTTCGAGTTACTAATAACTCAAATGGCAAATCTGTAATAGTTAGAATTAATGACAGAGGACCTTTTGTGAAGGGTAGGGTTATAGATCTTACAAGAGCAGCATTTCAAGCAATAGAAAGTGTAAATAAAGGTCTAACTAGAGTAAAGTTAGAAATTATAAAATAATAAATTTTGGTTGGTAAAGTAAAAGCATTTATAATGCATTTACTTTAATGAATTGACTATGAGAACAGGCGTTTTTAACGCCTATTTTTATAACTTTAAATATAACAACGGTTATTTTAGATTGATAAAAATATTTAAATGTTGTACAATTAAATAGAATTATAAGAAAGGAGTGTATGTCTTCAAAAGAATACATACAGAAAAATATGTTCCTAAAAAGATCAAATAAATTAGCTATGGTAGATTTTGATGGATCAAAAATCACCTTCAATGATATGGTTGATTATGTAAAATATTTTTCAAATAATATATTTAAAGATATTGAAAAAAGAAAACATGTTTTAATAATAGCTGAAAATAGAAAAGAATGGGTATTTAGTTTTTTTGCATTATGGGATAAAAATGCGATACCTGTAGCAATTGATGCATTATGCACAAAAGAAGAAATTAAATATTATTTAAATGATTGTGATCCAGATGCTATTGTGGTTACAAATACAACTTATGATACTGTAAAATCTGCTATATCAGAAGTCGATAAAAGAATAAAATTATATAATATTGACGATTATGAATTAGCAAAGATTAGTGATGAAAGAGAATTAATTACACCAAAGGGTGAAGATGTTGCATTGATGATATATACTTCTGGTACTACAGGGAATGCGAAAGGTATTATGTTAACTTTTAATAATATTATTGGTGAAATTAAAGGGGTTCAAAGTGTTAATATAGCAAAAAGTGACGAACAAATTTTATCTATTTTACCTTATCATCATATTTTACCTTTAATGGCAACTTGCTTATTTGAATATTATTATGAAAATATGATGTCGGTAGTTTTAGTTGACAAGTTAACAAGTCAAGAAATATTAAAAAAATTAGAAGAAAATGATGTTACTATGCTTGTTGCAGTTCCTAGAGTTTATAAATTATTCTATAAGTCAATAAAGGAAAAAATAAATAGTAGTCTTATTGCAAGAATTTTTTATTCTATAGCTAAAAAAGTAAATAATAAGAAATTTTCTAAGTTTATTTTTAAAAAAGTTCACAATATCTTTGGTGGGAAATTGAGAACTATGATTGCTGGTGGTGCGAAATCAGATCCAGATATGATAGAATTTTTTGAAGTACTAGGTTTTACATATTGTGAAGGTTATGGTTTGTCAGAAACAGCACCAGTTGTGGCAGGAAGTGTACCACCTTTTCATAGAATAGGTACTGTAGGACATCCTTTAAAAAATGTAAAAGTAAAAATAATTGACAATGAATTATGTGTAAAAGGACCAATGGTAATGAAAGGTTACTATAATAAGCCTGAAAAAACAAAGGAAGTTTTTACAGAAGATGGTTGGTTTAGAACTGGGGATTTAGCTACTATAAGCGATGATGGGTATATAACAATTATCGGTCGTGCAAATGCAATGATAGTTTTATCAAATGGTAAAAATATAGATCCAGAAAAGTTAGAAAATAAAATACAAATGATGGCTGAAGATAAAATAGAAGAAATAGGAATATTTGGTAAAAATGATAAATTATGTGCTTTAATAGTACCAAAACCTAATATCGCTAATATTACAACTTATATTAGAGATGTTATTCAAATTTATAATAAAGAGGCACATAATTATGAAAAAATACTTAATTATAAGCTTGTAGAACAAGAGTTGCCTAAAACAAGGGTAGGTAAATTAAGAAGATTTATGTTACCTGAAATTTTTGGAGGTAAAGTAGAGAAAAAAGAAATAAAAAATGAACCAAATACTATGGCATATAAGGTACTTAAAGCATATATACAAAAAATGAAAAATACTGAAGTGGGTCCTGACGAAAACTTTGAAATTGAAATTGGTTTAGATTCATTAGATCAAATGGAATTTATAACTTATATAGAAAATAGTTTTAATTTAAAAATAGATGAAGAAATAATTTCAAAAAATCATAATTTAAGACTTTTATCAAAGTATATAGAACAATTATCAACTGAATTTAATGAAAAATTAATTGATTTATCATGTATAATTAAGGAAGCTCCATATAAAAAGTTAAATGATTCTATAGGTTCTTGTGTTGTTAAACCAATATTATTAGTTCTTAGTAAAATTTATTTTAGATTAAAAGTTACAGGAAAAAATAAAATTGAAGATACACCTACTATTTTTATAGCAAATCATGAAAGTTTTGTAGATGCACCCTTAATAATACAAGCTTTACCGAATAATATATTGAAAAAAACATATTTTTATGCATTAGAAAAATATTTTAAATCAAATATAATGAAATATATTTTAAAACATGCAAATGTAATAACCGTAAATATTGATAAAGATATTAAGGATAGTATAGAGCAAGTTTCAAATGTTTTAAAACAAAAGAAAAATATTTTTATATTCCCTGAAGGTTCAAGAACAAAGGATGGAAACTTAGCTGAATTTAAAAAGATATTTGCTATAATTTCAAAAGATTTAAATGTTAAAATTCAATGTATAGGAATTGATGGAGCTTATGAAGCATATTCAAGATTTTCAAAGTTTCCTAAACCTAAAAAAATAACTGTTGATGTATTGGATTCAGTTTATCCTAAAGATAAAACATATGATCAAATTGTAGAAGAATGTGTTAATATTTTCAAAGAATATAAGGAGTCTAAGAAAAAATGATAGGAATTATAGGAGCTATGAATGAAGAAATTTCTGTTATATTAAAAGAGCTAAAAGATATAGAAGAAATTTATAAATATAATATAAAATTTTATAAGGGTTTTTATAAAAATAAAGAAATAGTTGTAGTTGAATCAGGTGTTGGTATGGTAAATGCAAGTACTATTGCGACTCTTTTGATTTCAATTTTTGACATAGAATTGCTTCTTTTTTCTGGTGTAGCTGGTGGTTTAAAAGAAGGTATAAAAGTTGGAGATGTTGTTATTGGGACTTCATTTGTAGAATATATGTATGATTTATCTAAAATAGATAATAAATATGTTAAGGGTCAAATTGCTGGGACAAAAAAAAGAGATATAAGTGCATGTGATAAACTACTTAATTTTGTAAAAAAATTAAATTTAGAAAATATATATTATGGAAGAATAATATCTGGAGATACCTTCGTTGCAGATATGAAAATAAAGGAAGAATTGATAAAAGAATTTGATCCATTTGCTGTTGATATGGAAAGTGCAGCTGTTGCACATACTTGTGTTAAACTAGGTATAGATTATTTGATAATAAGATCAATATCAGATGCATATAAAGGAACATATGTTGAGTATGAAAAATTTTTGAACTATGCTTGTAATAATTCAAAAAATATTATATTTAATATATTAGAAAGGTTAATAAAATGAGAAATAAAGGTTTTTTAATTAGTTTAATAGAAATATTATTTATATGCTTTTTCTTATTTTTAATTTATAACAAAGGTTTATACATATATAATACATCAAAAATAGAAACAAATAAGGTTATTTCTAAATTTAATATTAGGGAGAAAAATTTTTATGAAAAAAAGTGAATTAGAAAAAAAGATATTGGAAGAATATATGAAAGAGAAAGATTTAATCTGTGGTTGTGAAGAAATAAGTTTTGAAGATTATAAAAAATATTATTTAGCAACTAAAAAAAAGAAGTAGTTCATGTGACTACTTCTTTCTTTTTTTGAATAAACCTTGTAAAATTAATGCTAAGGCTCCATCACCTGTAATATTACATGCTGTTCCAAAGCTATCTTGAAGTGCAAATATTGTTAGCATTAGTGCAACGCCTGTATCGTTAAAATGCAAAACTGATATAATTATACCTAAGGAAGCAAGAACTGTACCTCCAGGTACTCCAGGAGCACCAACTGCAAATATACCAAGTAATAATATAAATAGTATCATTGTAGATAAACTAGGTAATTGATTATATAAAATTTGTGAAACAGTCATAAGAAAAAATACTTCTGTTAGTACTGAACCACATAGATGAGTTGTAGAACCTAAAGGTATTGCGAAATCAACTATATCATCATCTAGTACTTTTGATTTTTTAGCACAATTAAGAGCCATAGGCAATGTAGCTGCAGAAGACATAGTTCCAATAGCTGTTAAATAGGCAGGGCCATAATATTTTAATAAATCAAATGGATTTTTCTTTGATATAAAGCCTGCAATTGAGTATAAAATAAATAGCCAAACATAATGTGCAATTATAACAATAATAACTATCTTTAAGAAAACAGGTAATTGTTTTGTAATAGTTCCTTCATATGAGAGACAAGCAAAAGTGCTTGCAATAAATAAAGGAAGTATAGGAATTATTAAATTATTAACTATGCATAAAATAATATTATTAAATTCATTTAGTAAATCTTCAAATTTTTTTGAATTAGTTGTTACGACAGCTAAGCCTAATAAAATTGCAAGAATTAGTGCAGACATAACAGACATTATTGGTGGGATTTCCACTTTGAAAATTAATTTTGGTAAAATTTTTAAATTATTTACTTGGTTTACGATAGATAATCTGGGTATTAATATTCTACCAAGTATTAATGAAAAAAATGCAGCACCTATTGATGAAATATATGATAAACAAATCATAACAAAAAGCATTTTTCCAGCATTTTTTTTCATCTTAGTTAGAGCTGGTGCGATAAAACCTAGAATAATTAATGGAATTACAAAGAAAATTATTTGTGCTAAAATAAATTTTATAGTATTTATTATACCAATTACCATTTCATTTGAAAAAATTCCAATAATTATACCTATTACAACTGCGATACATAATTTAATTATTAAAGAATCTTTAAGTTTTAGCATATAAGCCTCCCTAATTTTTATTTACGATAAACCCCTCTTTTTTTAATATGTTTAATACATCATTTCCATGTTCTTTGTTTTTACATTCTAGAACAATACTTAATAATTGTTCATTAACATTCAAATCACTATCATATCTTGTTTGATTAAGATAAAGAATATTTACCTTATTATTTTTTAATATTTCTGTAACTTTATTAACTTGTCCTATAGAATCAGATAATTTTATTGTTAAATGCATTCTTCTTCCTTGGATTATTTGTGCTTTATTAACAATTTTTTCGATATTATTTATATCAATATTTCCTCCAGAAATAATGCAGCACACATTTTTATTTCTTACATCTACTTTATGTGATAAAAGACCTGCAAGCGAAGTTGCACCAGCACCTTCAGCAACTATTTTTGATTTTTCTAGTAAAAATAAGATGGATTCAACTATATTATCTTCACTGACTGTGATAATATCATCAACATATTTCTTTATTATTTCAAAAGTTTTGTCACCTGCTTTTGCAACAGCTATTCCATCAGCAAGTGTTGAACAAGAGTTAAGGCAAATAGGTTTTCCTACTTCAATAGCTCTTTTCATAGATGCAGCTCCTTCTGCTTCAACTCCAACTATTTTAATATTTGGATTAATACTTTTTGCAGCAATAGCAACACCAGCTAATAAACCACCTCCACCAACAGGAGCAAAGATTATATCCATTTTTTCACATTCATTTAATATTTCAAGACCAATAGTTCCTTGACCAGCAATAACATAATCATCATTAAAAGGGTGTAAAAATACTAATTTTTCTTTTTCTTGAATTTCAAGTGCTTTTTGGTAAGCCATATCATAATATGAACCATATTGAACAACACGAGCTCCATAGCTTTTTGTAGCACTTACTTTTGATAGAGGTGCATTTTCTGGCATTACTATAGTAGCTGATATATTTGCAGCCTTTGCTCCAAGTGCAACACCTTGTGCATGATTTCCAGCCGAGGAAGCAATAACACCACATTTTTTCTCATTATCACTTAAATTCATTATTTTATTTATAGCACCACGAACTTTAAATGAACCAGTTCTTTGTAAATTTTCAAGTTTCAAATAAACTTTGGCATCTGTAAGTTCATCTAAAGTTGGACATTCCATTAATGGAGTCTTTTTAATACTACTTTTAATATTTTCATAAGCTTTTCTTATATCGTTCAAATTAATCATATTTTTTCACCTCAAGATAAAATAATTATTTCCAATAATCTAATTTTGTATCATCTAAGCCTATATTCTTTGCAATAAAAATAGGATCTAAGCCTTTTTTTAGTTGTGATTTATAATCATCTAATGCACGAAAAGCAATATTAGATAAGTATAGAATAGTAGGTATATTAATTAAGCACATGATTCCCATTAAGAAATCAGATAAGTTCCATGCAAAGTCCATTTTCATTCCACAACCTAAGAAAATGAAAATACTCGCAAGTATTCTATAAGCAATTTGAAAGTTTTTTGACGGGTCTTTTTTTAAGCAATATGCAATACAAGAGTCAACATAATATAAATTTCCTAAAAGTGTAGTGAAAGAAAACAATGCAAGTGAAAAAGTAATAAATATATGCCCATAGAAACCAAAAATAGTAGCTAATGACATTTGTACATATTTAGCACCGGCAATATTAGCTTGAGGTTCAATTCCAGATGAAAGACATATAAATGCAGTTGCAGAGCAAATAACTAAAGTGTCTATGAAAACTGAAATCATTTGTACAAGACCTTGTTTAACAGGATGAGTAGTCATTGAACTAGCAGCAGCATTTGGACTTGAACCCATACCAGCTTCATTTGAATATAGTCCTCTTTTAATTCCTTCAACTAAGCAAGAACTTGAAATACCACCAAATATTGCTCTAAAGTTAAAAGCATCTAAAAAAATTCTTTTCATTACACTTGGAAAAAGAGTATAATTTTTAAAAATAATTATTAGTGAAACTAAAATAAATATAAGCCCCATTAAAGGAACTAATATACTTGTTACTTTTATTATTCTCTTTCCTCCACCTAATATACAAAATCCAGCTATTATAGATAGAAATAGACCTATTAACCAAGGTGTAGTTTTAGGATTGTAAAAAGTATAGACTCTAAATGAATCTTGTAAATTAAAGGAAGCTAACATGTTGAAACCAACAGCATAAGTTAAAATTAAACTAATAGCAAATATTAAACCTAGAGTTTTGCTTCCAATACCATTTTGTATGTAATAAGATGGACCACCATATGAACCATTTTTACCCTTTTTCTTGTAAATTTGTGCTAAGGTAGATTCAATAAAGGCTGATGATGAACCAATAATAGCAATTATCCACATCCAAAATATTGCTCCATAACCACCTATGCATATAGCATTTGAAACCCCAACGATATTACCAGTTCCAACTCTTGAAGCAGTTGAAACCATTAATGCTTGAAATGATGAGACTTCGCCTTTTTTAGGAGTTTCAGTGATTACTGAAAAGGCATTTTTTAATAAACTTAATTGAATTAATCCTGTTTTAAATGTGAAATAAAGTCCACTAGCAATTAAAAGTATTATCAATATAGGATAATATAGAATTGCATTTATACTATTTAAAAAATTCATAATTTCCCCCTTTTTTTATTTGTGTAAATTTTATCATAATTAAATAAATTAATCAAAAATTATACATTTATTAAAAGAGGAATTTTTTATTAGTTCAATAATTTTCTTTGGATATACAGTATATTTATCTATAGTATTTAAATCTAACCAATAAAATTTATTTATTTTTTCTTCTTCTTTATTTTTAAAATTTTTATCAGGAAGCCCTTTTATATCAATTAAAAAATAAAAGCAAACTTCATGATTTCCATTGTAAAAAGCTTCATGCACATAAATACATTCATTTATAGTACAATTAAAACCAAGTTCTTCTTTTATTTCTCTTTTTAAAGCAACTTTTGCATTTTCATTTATGTGTATTCTACCTCCTGGTAAATAAAAATAAGTGCCTTTATCATTTATACATAATAATTTGTTATTTTTAATAATGATACCTCTTGTTCTTAAATTAAAATTAGTACCAGATATATTTGTTGAAATATCCATATTTATGCACCGCCTTTAATATATTGTAACATAAAAATTGAAAAATAAAAAAAATGTGATAAAATGAAATTAGAAATATACAAAAAAATATTTGCTAATTTTCCATATTTGTAAAAAAAAGGAGGTTATAATTATAATGAACATAAGGAAAATATGTTTAGTATAATAGAGGAGGCCAAATTTATGGTTATAAATGTAAGAAGTGAAATTAACAGATTAAAAAAAGTATTACTTCACAGACCTGGAAATGAATTATTGAATTTAACACCAGATTCTCTACAAAGATTACTATTCGATGATGTTCCATTTTTAAAAGTTGCACAAAAAGAGCATGATGCTTTTGCACAAATTTTAAGAAATAATGGAGTAGAAGTTGTTTATTTAGAAGACTTAGTTGCAGAAACTCTTGATAGTTCTGAAGAATTAAAAGTAAAGTTTTTAACACAATTTATTGAAGAAGGTGGAGTTAAACATGAAGTTTATAAAAAAGCTTTACTAGATTTTTTCTTGAAATATAAGGATACAAAAGAAATGGTATTAAAAACTATGGAAGGTGTTAACATGTCAGAACTAAATATGCCAAGACATGATTTGGTTA includes the following:
- a CDS encoding 5'-methylthioadenosine/adenosylhomocysteine nucleosidase, whose protein sequence is MIGIIGAMNEEISVILKELKDIEEIYKYNIKFYKGFYKNKEIVVVESGVGMVNASTIATLLISIFDIELLLFSGVAGGLKEGIKVGDVVIGTSFVEYMYDLSKIDNKYVKGQIAGTKKRDISACDKLLNFVKKLNLENIYYGRIISGDTFVADMKIKEELIKEFDPFAVDMESAAVAHTCVKLGIDYLIIRSISDAYKGTYVEYEKFLNYACNNSKNIIFNILERLIK
- the ilvA gene encoding threonine ammonia-lyase encodes the protein MINLNDIRKAYENIKSSIKKTPLMECPTLDELTDAKVYLKLENLQRTGSFKVRGAINKIMNLSDNEKKCGVIASSAGNHAQGVALGAKAANISATIVMPENAPLSKVSATKSYGARVVQYGSYYDMAYQKALEIQEKEKLVFLHPFNDDYVIAGQGTIGLEILNECEKMDIIFAPVGGGGLLAGVAIAAKSINPNIKIVGVEAEGAASMKRAIEVGKPICLNSCSTLADGIAVAKAGDKTFEIIKKYVDDIITVSEDNIVESILFLLEKSKIVAEGAGATSLAGLLSHKVDVRNKNVCCIISGGNIDINNIEKIVNKAQIIQGRRMHLTIKLSDSIGQVNKVTEILKNNKVNILYLNQTRYDSDLNVNEQLLSIVLECKNKEHGNDVLNILKKEGFIVNKN
- a CDS encoding dicarboxylate/amino acid:cation symporter produces the protein MLKLKDSLIIKLCIAVVIGIIIGIFSNEMVIGIINTIKFILAQIIFFVIPLIILGFIAPALTKMKKNAGKMLFVMICLSYISSIGAAFFSLILGRILIPRLSIVNQVNNLKILPKLIFKVEIPPIMSVMSALILAILLGLAVVTTNSKKFEDLLNEFNNIILCIVNNLIIPILPLFIASTFACLSYEGTITKQLPVFLKIVIIVIIAHYVWLFILYSIAGFISKKNPFDLLKYYGPAYLTAIGTMSSAATLPMALNCAKKSKVLDDDIVDFAIPLGSTTHLCGSVLTEVFFLMTVSQILYNQLPSLSTMILFILLLGIFAVGAPGVPGGTVLASLGIIISVLHFNDTGVALMLTIFALQDSFGTACNITGDGALALILQGLFKKRKK
- a CDS encoding alanine/glycine:cation symporter family protein, translated to MNFLNSINAILYYPILIILLIASGLYFTFKTGLIQLSLLKNAFSVITETPKKGEVSSFQALMVSTASRVGTGNIVGVSNAICIGGYGAIFWMWIIAIIGSSSAFIESTLAQIYKKKGKNGSYGGPSYYIQNGIGSKTLGLIFAISLILTYAVGFNMLASFNLQDSFRVYTFYNPKTTPWLIGLFLSIIAGFCILGGGKRIIKVTSILVPLMGLIFILVSLIIIFKNYTLFPSVMKRIFLDAFNFRAIFGGISSSCLVEGIKRGLYSNEAGMGSSPNAAASSMTTHPVKQGLVQMISVFIDTLVICSATAFICLSSGIEPQANIAGAKYVQMSLATIFGFYGHIFITFSLALFSFTTLLGNLYYVDSCIAYCLKKDPSKNFQIAYRILASIFIFLGCGMKMDFAWNLSDFLMGIMCLINIPTILYLSNIAFRALDDYKSQLKKGLDPIFIAKNIGLDDTKLDYWK
- a CDS encoding NUDIX hydrolase, with product MDISTNISGTNFNLRTRGIIIKNNKLLCINDKGTYFYLPGGRIHINENAKVALKREIKEELGFNCTINECIYVHEAFYNGNHEVCFYFLIDIKGLPDKNFKNKEEEKINKFYWLDLNTIDKYTVYPKKIIELIKNSSFNKCIIFD
- a CDS encoding AMP-binding protein — encoded protein: MSSKEYIQKNMFLKRSNKLAMVDFDGSKITFNDMVDYVKYFSNNIFKDIEKRKHVLIIAENRKEWVFSFFALWDKNAIPVAIDALCTKEEIKYYLNDCDPDAIVVTNTTYDTVKSAISEVDKRIKLYNIDDYELAKISDERELITPKGEDVALMIYTSGTTGNAKGIMLTFNNIIGEIKGVQSVNIAKSDEQILSILPYHHILPLMATCLFEYYYENMMSVVLVDKLTSQEILKKLEENDVTMLVAVPRVYKLFYKSIKEKINSSLIARIFYSIAKKVNNKKFSKFIFKKVHNIFGGKLRTMIAGGAKSDPDMIEFFEVLGFTYCEGYGLSETAPVVAGSVPPFHRIGTVGHPLKNVKVKIIDNELCVKGPMVMKGYYNKPEKTKEVFTEDGWFRTGDLATISDDGYITIIGRANAMIVLSNGKNIDPEKLENKIQMMAEDKIEEIGIFGKNDKLCALIVPKPNIANITTYIRDVIQIYNKEAHNYEKILNYKLVEQELPKTRVGKLRRFMLPEIFGGKVEKKEIKNEPNTMAYKVLKAYIQKMKNTEVGPDENFEIEIGLDSLDQMEFITYIENSFNLKIDEEIISKNHNLRLLSKYIEQLSTEFNEKLIDLSCIIKEAPYKKLNDSIGSCVVKPILLVLSKIYFRLKVTGKNKIEDTPTIFIANHESFVDAPLIIQALPNNILKKTYFYALEKYFKSNIMKYILKHANVITVNIDKDIKDSIEQVSNVLKQKKNIFIFPEGSRTKDGNLAEFKKIFAIISKDLNVKIQCIGIDGAYEAYSRFSKFPKPKKITVDVLDSVYPKDKTYDQIVEECVNIFKEYKESKKK
- a CDS encoding septal ring lytic transglycosylase RlpA family protein, which encodes MKKLLTAFFVFVMFSQQVYAKRVKNKESSQSSNIKVDIIKKIINEVDINDDIFKSLKEENKNQPTNVDTNSRRFTHYQVGTASYYGDKWNGRKTSNGEVFNTSLLTAAHKSLPFGTLVRVTNNSNGKSVIVRINDRGPFVKGRVIDLTRAAFQAIESVNKGLTRVKLEIIK